DNA sequence from the Pedobacter sp. W3I1 genome:
GCAGTTTAACAACATGTTGCAAATTTACTGAATTAGAGATAGTAAGAAAATTATTTTGTTCAACATCTTTTAAACATTAATTTTAAGAATAATATAACGTGACTGATCTAAGCTCATGAAATACAACGAAACCTTAGCGCTCCGTGTTGCCGAACGTTTAATGCATATACAGGATGTTGAAGAAAAAGAGATGTTTAGTGGGCTTGTTTTTATGGTGAATGGAAAAATGTGTATTGGTGTTTCTAAGAACAGCATGATGGTGAGGCTCGACCCTAATACTTTAGAAAATTTATCTGATAAAGATGGCTGGCAGCAGATGGTGATGGGAGGCAGACCAATGAAAGGTTACATTTCAGTTTCAGAAGATGTTTTAGGCCGGAATGATGAACTGGATTTCTGGGTTAACCTTGCTTTGACCTTCAATCCTTTTGCGAAAGCATCTAAAAAGAAATAATCAATCATACAAGCCATTATTCCACGAGTCTCTCAAAAACTAGCAAGAGCCATATTTTTTGATTAAT
Encoded proteins:
- a CDS encoding TfoX/Sxy family protein, translated to MKYNETLALRVAERLMHIQDVEEKEMFSGLVFMVNGKMCIGVSKNSMMVRLDPNTLENLSDKDGWQQMVMGGRPMKGYISVSEDVLGRNDELDFWVNLALTFNPFAKASKKK